TACTCTTTAATCTTAAGGGAGTTCTGTTATAATAAAAAATACTTAAAAAATGGAGAACGATAACTAATAGGTATCAATTAAGGTGGTCAATAATGAAATTAATTCATTTACAATACTTTAAAAAGGTCTTTGAAACTCAAAATATTACGCAGGCAGCCAAGGCACTCTATATTTCACAGCCGGCACTTAGCCGCGCCATTAAACATCTAGAATCTGAGTTAGGGGTAACACTGTTTTATCACACCGGTCGTAATATTGAAGCAACACCATATGCCCATACCTTCTACCCCTACGTTACCAAGACACTAGCCATTCTTGATGACGGATTTCGCGCAGTTACTGCCTTAAATAAGGAGATTATTACCTCAGTGACACTTTGTTTAGAAGTCGCCTCTGTGTCGGTGCCAAACCTAATTCGAATTTTTTCAGAAAAACATCCTGATATTAAATTAACAATTATCCAACATCATCTCCCAGAAAATATTAATGAATCGGTTTTATTTATTACATCGGATTCAAAGCCGGATTTAAATAATGTCCCGATTATAAGAGAGCCCGTCTTAGTCGCTATCCCGAAATCACATCCATTAGCTCACAAAGCAATTTTGCAAACAAGTGATATTGAACAAACACCCATTATTATGTTAAGTCCCAGCAATGCTTTTCGTAATACGATTGATATGGCGCTTGAAGCTAATCATATTCACCCTAAAATTAGTTCAACCACGGATGATCCTGGCACATTGCGCTCCATCATCAATCAGGGATTAGGAATCACCTTCTTCCCGCAAATTTCTTGGTCATATCGAGCTAACGATCACTTCGTCCTCAAAGAAATTGCGGATGTCTCAATTGAACGAACTATCTATCTTTCTTCAACACTGCGAAAAGATCACCCGCTTGTTGAAACAATTGTGACGACACTCCGAGAATGGTTCATCTGCCACAATTAAAAAAGGAACGGTTACTATCATTGATTGATAGTAACCGTTCCTTTTTGTTGTTTATTCAGTTATTCTTTGATAAATCTCAAAAATATGCGGGTATTGATTACGTTCATCAACCGTCCCTGCTTTTTGCGAGATTAATTTAAATTGCGTGTAGTCAATTGTGGGCATATAAACATCACCTTGGAACTTGGCGGCAATCTTCGTGACGTATAGATAATCGACATCGGCCGCAAAAAGTTTAAAGATATCAGCACCGCCGATAATGAACAACTTTTGCGTGGGATGTTCTTTTTGATAATCAAGCAGTTGTATGCGCTCATTAAAAACTAAAACGTCTTTGGCAACTGTCAAACCACTTTGGCGTGTAATTACGATGTTTTGTCGGCCGGGTAACGGCTTTTTAGGCAAGCTGTCATACGTTTTGCGCCCCATAATGACTGCTTCGTTAATCGTTTCGCGTTTAAAATTAGCTAGATCATTGGGTAAGCGCCAAGGTAAATGCCCATCTTGACCGATTAAGCCATTTTGATCTTCAGCCCATAAAAATGCTATCATCTGCTACCTCCTAAACCGCAACGGGTGCTTTAATTGCGGGTTCTGATTCATAATTTTCCACTTTAATATCAGCAACATCAAAATCAAAGATACTCTGCTTGTCTGGATTTAACCACAATTTGGGGGCAGCATGCATTGGCCGTGCCAATTGAGTCTTCACTTGGGTCACGTGGTTACTGTAAATATGCGCATCTCCCAGCGTATGGATGAATTCACCGACTTCAAGCCCCGTTTCATGGGCAATCAAATGCGTTAATAACGCATAGCTAGCGATGTTAAACGGTACACCGAGGAAGACATCGCCACTTCGTTGATAGAGTTGACATGAGAGTTTACCATCGTTGACGTAAAATTGGAACATGGTATGACAAGGTGGTAAAGCCATACTAGGCACATCTTCTGGATTCCAAGCAGACACAATTAAGCGGCGTGAGTCAGGATTTTTTTTAATCATTTCGATGACATTTTTAATTTGATCGATGGTTTCGCCGGAACGTGTTTGCCAAGCGCGCCATTGCTTACCGTAAATATCACCTAATTCGCCATATTGTTTCGCAAATGCTTCGTCGGCTAAGATCCGTTCGTTAAATAGACGCATTTGTTCTTGATAAACGGCTTTGAAATCAGCATCATCTTGGGCCCGATGACTGAAATCGGTCATGTCAGGGCCGCTGTAATCAGCACTTTTAACAAAGCGTTCAAACGCCCATTCATCCCAGATATGATTATTGTGTTGTAATAAATAACGAATATTAGAATCCCCTTTTAAAAACCACAAGAGTTCGCTCTTGATTAAGCCAAAGGGCACCTTCTTGGTTGTTAATAAAGGAAATCCCTCTTGTAAATTAAAACGCATTTGGTAGCCAAAGAGGCTGTAGGTACCGGTATTAGTCCGATCTTCCTTGTAGTGCCCCTCTGCTAAGATTGTCCGTGCTAAATCGAGGTATACTTGTTCTGACATGGTAATCTCCCTTTTGGATAGTTGTGGTAACGTGCTTTTCAAGCTAACTTTCTGCGCTTAGCTTCGTACGCCAAATAATCGACACCGTCGGTTATTCGCCCCACTGTGCTAATGCTCGAAAGTTGACCAAACTTGAACGCACTTCTTTCTTTAATGTGCTTTTTGAAACTGACTCCTGCGCTTAACCATATTTGTCAAATCAGCGATTACATCGCTAATCTGCCAAATCCAGTTAATGCTCAGAGTCAAACCGTTTCAAACGCACTTCTTTCTTTAACGTGTTTTTCAAACCATATTCCTGTGCCTAGCGCCATAAGTCAAACGATTCCTTCCAGTAATCATTCGCCTTATTATGCTAGTGCTCGGAACATAACCGGGCTGAACGCACTTCCCTTCTTTAACGTGCTTTTCAGCCCATACTTCTGCGGCTAGCCACGTCCCGCAAATGCCCGACTTTGTCGGCCATTCACTGGACTACGCTAGTCCTCAAAGTATAACCGGGCTGAGCGCACTTCTTTAGTCTGCGTATTCGCTTAGGTAGTCCCAGCGCGCCATTTTTTCATCTAGTTCTTGGTTTAAACGATCTAACTCAGCTTGCCATTCGGCTAATTTACCGTAATCAGCACCATTTTGATTCATCTCAGTCTTGATTGTTTCGATTTGTTCATCTAGTTTTTCAAGATCTGTTTCAATATGGGCGTATTCCTTTTGTTCGTTATACGTTAACTTATGTTTAGCGGCTGGTTCCTTAACCGTTTCGACAGTGACTTCAGGTGTGGGCTTAGGTGCTGCAGCCTTTGTTGTCGCTGTTTTTTGTTTAGCCAAGTAATCACTGAATAGGCCGACTTCTGTCGTAATGTTGCCGTGGCCATCAAGCACCAATAATTTATCGGCGACTTGATCTAGGAAATACCGGTCATGGGAAACGGTAATGACGGTCCCATTAAAGTTTTCAAGATAGTTTTCAAGAATCGTCAATGTTCCAATATCAAGGTCATTAGTTGGTTCATCCAATAATAAAACGTTCGGTTGTTGCATCAATAATTTCAAGAGATACAACCGGCGTTTTTCACCACCAGATAATTTCTTAATTAACGTCCCATGTGTTGACCGGTCAAAGAGGAACTGTTCCAATAATTGCGTGACACTAATCCGGTCCCCATTTTTACCGATAACTTCTTCGCCGGCTTCTTGGAGGTAAGCAATCACCCGTTTATCAAGATCTAAATCTTCATTTTGTTGCGTGTAATAACCCAAGTTAACCGTCTCACCGACGACCAATTCACCACTATCTAGCGGGATCCGTTCAGCTAAAACATTTAGTAGTGAGGACTTACCAGCACCGTTCACCCCAGTAATCCCAATTCGATCATTAGCTTGCACTAACAAGCTGAAATCTTTCAGGATAGGATG
This DNA window, taken from Latilactobacillus sakei, encodes the following:
- a CDS encoding LysR family transcriptional regulator; the encoded protein is MKLIHLQYFKKVFETQNITQAAKALYISQPALSRAIKHLESELGVTLFYHTGRNIEATPYAHTFYPYVTKTLAILDDGFRAVTALNKEIITSVTLCLEVASVSVPNLIRIFSEKHPDIKLTIIQHHLPENINESVLFITSDSKPDLNNVPIIREPVLVAIPKSHPLAHKAILQTSDIEQTPIIMLSPSNAFRNTIDMALEANHIHPKISSTTDDPGTLRSIINQGLGITFFPQISWSYRANDHFVLKEIADVSIERTIYLSSTLRKDHPLVETIVTTLREWFICHN
- a CDS encoding dihydrofolate reductase, whose amino-acid sequence is MIAFLWAEDQNGLIGQDGHLPWRLPNDLANFKRETINEAVIMGRKTYDSLPKKPLPGRQNIVITRQSGLTVAKDVLVFNERIQLLDYQKEHPTQKLFIIGGADIFKLFAADVDYLYVTKIAAKFQGDVYMPTIDYTQFKLISQKAGTVDERNQYPHIFEIYQRITE
- a CDS encoding thymidylate synthase, translating into MSEQVYLDLARTILAEGHYKEDRTNTGTYSLFGYQMRFNLQEGFPLLTTKKVPFGLIKSELLWFLKGDSNIRYLLQHNNHIWDEWAFERFVKSADYSGPDMTDFSHRAQDDADFKAVYQEQMRLFNERILADEAFAKQYGELGDIYGKQWRAWQTRSGETIDQIKNVIEMIKKNPDSRRLIVSAWNPEDVPSMALPPCHTMFQFYVNDGKLSCQLYQRSGDVFLGVPFNIASYALLTHLIAHETGLEVGEFIHTLGDAHIYSNHVTQVKTQLARPMHAAPKLWLNPDKQSIFDFDVADIKVENYESEPAIKAPVAV